The Synchiropus splendidus isolate RoL2022-P1 chromosome 8, RoL_Sspl_1.0, whole genome shotgun sequence genome has a window encoding:
- the helq gene encoding helicase POLQ-like isoform X2 translates to MLGSDRFLELPEEARIPAQYEIRVRRICSRKRSRDGLRSHLTPAGKRSAAPGHPRCSWGSSMSEAEAEFCSDSEDLFGNYDSLLENSSVLAQLDHVEELERQQADPSAPMDQELLSDSILDENLVEGLPDMSHRTIKKCKLQEMERDVNPSITSVEDRLRTVARRRSELLKETMLSNAAAPAVVSRSAALKEAVVTKEISVAMQAMESVSSQNPDLGPFFGLPTRVKDLVFTSRGIKSLYDWQETCLNLDCVQQRRNLIYSLPTSGGKTLVAEILILRELLCRKRDCLFILPYISLVQEKVQGLAGLGVELDFLVEEYAGSKGRFPPVRHRNRRSLYVATIEKAHSLVNSLVEAGRLEVLGLVVVDELHMLGDGSRGALVEMTLSKVQFASESTQIIGMSATLGNIGDLQAFLKAENYTSDFRPVELKEFVKLGDSIYEVDAQAEECFRFCRLLRLKYSSSMQKMDPDHIIALVTEVVPTHSCLVFCPTKKNCENVATMICKYLREDFVKLRLEEKKVLLQELKDAGNGSVCPVLQRTIPYGVAYHHSGLTSQERKLVEEAYSRGVLCLLTCTSTLAAGVNLPARRVILRSPYVATDFLKRSQYKQMVGRAGRAGIDAIGESVLVLQDKDKIMAKSLVCAPMEECLSNLLADGGQGLLTLVLSIIGLKMAQTLEQVRHFFRGTLLFVQQAALCSPSSLWEVVDQSLETLKEKGLITVSSGTLQVTDLGRASFKGSVDLSHSDQLYRDLSCGLEGLLLNSYLHLLYLVTPYELVAQSKPDWRIFLDQFSLLSGSEQKMLASLGVPESFVVRKAAGQTVKKGTDMEVVHRVYLALVLLRLLKETNLWSVAEKFQLSRGFLQTLLSSASAFCSCVLNFTQELEELWPFRALLAELTRRLSYCVKSELIPLMEVVGVTESRAKQLFSAGYTTPSHLANADPALLCKTIQNLFKKQANQIVASAKMLLKERAAVLQEEVDHLLTTPTDLPSAPAEVSHHTGV, encoded by the exons ATGTTGGGTTCAGACCGGTTCCTTGAACTG CCCGAGGAGGCGAGGATACCCGCTCAGTACGAAATCCGAGTCAGACGGATCTGTTCGAGGAAGCGGTCCAGAGACGGCCTGAGGAGCCATCTGACCCCCGCCGGGAAACGGTCAGCAGCACCGGGTCATCCGCGATGCTCCTGGGGCTCCAGCATGTCAGAGGCGGAGGCAGAG TTCTGTAGTGACAGTGAGGACCTGTTTGGGAACTATGACAGCCTCCTGGAGAACAGTTCGGTGCTGGCCCAGCTGGAtcatgtggaggagctggagaggcaGCAAGCCGATCCCTCTGCACCCATGGACCAGGAGCTTCTCTCAGACTCCATCCTGGACGAGAACTTGGTGGAGGGGCTTCCAGACATGTCTCACCGAACCATCAAAAAATGCAAACTCCAGGAGATGGAAAGGGATGTGAACCCGAGCATAACTTCCGTAGAGGACAGATTGCGAACAGTGGCCAGGAGACGAAGTGAGCTGCTGAAGGAAACCATGCTCAGcaatgctgctgctcctgctgtcgTCTCACGCTCCGCCGCTCTGAAGGAGGCGGTGGTCACCAAGGAGATCAGCGTGGCCATGCAGGCCATGGAGAGCGTGTCCTCCCAGAATCCAGACCTGGGCCCATTCTTCGGGCTCCCAACTCGTGTGAAGGATCTGGTCTTCACATCGAGGGGGATCAAGAGTCTTTACG ACTGGCAGGAGACATGTCTGAACCTGGACTGtgtgcagcagaggaggaaccTCATCTACTCTCTGCCCACCAGTGGAGGCAAGACCCTAGTGGCTGAAATCCTCATCCTCAGAGAGCTCCTCTGTCGGAAGCGCGACTGTCTCTTCATCTTGCCGTATATTTCCCTGGTCCAGGAGAAG GTCCAGGGTCTGGCAGGTTTGGGTGTGGAGCTGGACTTCCTGGTGGAGGAGTACGCAGGCAGTAAGGGCCGCTTTCCTCCGGTCCGGCACAGGAACCGGCGCTCACTATACGTGGCCACGATCGAGAAGGCCCACAGTCTGGTCAACTCTCTGGTGGAGGCGGGCCGGCTGGAGGTCCTGGGCCTCGTGGTGGTGGACGAG CTTCATATGTTGGGAGATGGCAGCCGGGGCGCGCTGGTGGAGATGACCCTGAGTAAAGTCCAGTTTGCCAGTG AGAGCACTCAGATCATTGGGATGAGCGCCACCTTGGGGAACATCGGAGACCTGCAGGCGTTTCTAAAGGCTGAAAACTACACCAGCGACTTCAGACCC GTGGAGTTGAAGGAGTTCGTCAAACTGGGAGATTCCATATATGAAGTGGATGCTCAAGCCGAAGAGTGTTTCCGGTTCTGTCGCCTTCTCCGCTTAAAG TACTCCAGCTCCATGCAGAAGATGGACCCTGACCACATCATCGCCCTGGTGACCGAGGTGGTTCCAACGCACTCCTGCCTCGTCTTCTGTCCCACTAAGAAGAACTGCGAGAATGTGGCCACCATGATCTGCAAGTACCTCAGAGA AGACTTTGTGAAGCTCCGGCTGGAAGAGAAGAAggttctgctgcaggagctgaagGATGCCGGGAATGGTTCTGTGTGTCCGGTTCTGCAGCGGACGATTCCGTACGGCGTGGCTTACCACCACAGCGGCCTGACCAGCCAGGAGAGGAAGCTGGTGGAGGAGGCATATTCCCGTGGAGTCCTGTGTCTGCTCACCTGCACCTCCACTCTGGCTGCCGGGGTCAACCTTCCAGCCCGCAG GGTGATCCTGCGCTCGCCGTATGTGGCCACAGACTTCCTGAAGAGGAGCCAGTACAAGCAGATGGTGGGCCGGGCAGGTCGGGCTGGGATCGACGCCATCGGCGAGAGTGTCCTCGTCCTGCAGGACAAGGACAAGATCatg GCCAAGTCGCTGGTGTGCGCTCCGATGGAGGAATGTCTCAGCAACCTGCTGGCAGACGGAGGGCAGGGTCTGCTGACCCTGGTGCTGTCCATAATCGGGCTGAAG ATGGCCCAGACGCTGGAGCAGGTGAGGCACTTCTTTCGTGGCACTCTGCTCTTCGTGCAGCAGGCGGCACTCTGCTCGCCCAGCTCTTTGTGGGAGGTGGTGGACCAGAGTCTGGAGACGCTGAAGGAGAAGGGTCTCATCACCGTGTCGAGTGGAACCCTCCAGGTCACTGACCTGGGCCGGGCCTCCTTCAAAG GCTCAGTGGACCTGAGCCACTCTGACCAGCTCTACCGGGACCTGAGCTGTGGACTGGAGGGACTGCTGCTCAACAGCTACCTGCACCTGCTGTACCTGGTGACACCCTACGAGCTGGTGGCACAGAGCAAACCGGACTGGAGGATCTTTCTCGATCAG ttctctctcctctcaggtTCGGAGCAGAAGATGCTGGCGTCGCTCGGAGTCCCTGAGAGTTTTGTGGTCAGGAAAGCTGCAGGTCAAACGGTGAAGAAG GGAACAGACATGGAGGTGGTCCACAGGGTGTACCTGGCGCTGGTTCTGCTCCGTCTGCTGAAAGAAACCAATCTGTGGAGTGTGGCTGAGAAGTTCCAGCTTAGTAGGGGGTTCCTCCAGACCCTGCTCAGCTCTGCATCAGCTTTCTGCTCCTGCGTGCTGAACTTCACCCAG gagctggaggagctgtggCCCTTCAGGGCACTCCTGGCGGAGCTGACCCGCCGACTAAGCTACTGTGTCAAGTCCGAGCTGATCCCTTTGATGGAAGTTGTCGGGGTCACGGAG TCTCGAGCCAAGCAGCTCTTCAGCGCCGGCTACACAACACCAAGTCACCTGGCTAACGCCGACCCGGCACTCCTCTGCAAAACTATCCAGAACCTTTTCAAGAAGCAGGCCAACCAGATTGTGGCCTCAGCTAAG ATGCTTCTGAAGGAAAGAGCAGCTGTGCTGCAGGAGGAAGTGGACCACCTGCTGACCACGCCCACTGACCTCCCCTCAGCCCCCGCTGAGGTGTCACATCACACTGGAGTTTGA
- the mrps18c gene encoding 28S ribosomal protein S18c, mitochondrial, whose translation MSALRGLQRLKPALARQASSSLRSLAAAHEPTPLAKMENPYREPEKGCTLCNVTVDFKNIQLLSQFISPHTGRIYGRHITGLCGRKQREISKAIKKAHSLGFMSVTHKHPQLMKDPNICGIKHLN comes from the exons ATGTCCGCCCTGAGAGGACTTCAGCGGCTCAAACCCGCTCTGGCTCGACAGGCGTCCTCCA GTTTACGGAGCCTCGCGGCGGCGCACGAACCAACG CCGCTGGCGAAGATGGAGAACCCGTACAGGGAGCCGGAGAAGGGCTGCACGCTCTGTAACGTGACGGTggattttaaaaacattcag CTGCTGTCCCAGTTCATCTCCCCTCACACCGGACGGATCTACGGCCGACACATTACTG GTCTGTGTGGAAGGAAGCAGAGGGAAATCTCCAAGGCCATCAAGAAAGCCCATTCCCTAG GTTTCATGTCGGTGACCCACAAACACCCGCAGTTGATGAAGGACCCCAACATCTGTGGGATCAAGCATCTCAACTAG
- the helq gene encoding helicase POLQ-like isoform X1 has protein sequence MQICLTEPLIEPGHIKPEEARIPAQYEIRVRRICSRKRSRDGLRSHLTPAGKRSAAPGHPRCSWGSSMSEAEAEFCSDSEDLFGNYDSLLENSSVLAQLDHVEELERQQADPSAPMDQELLSDSILDENLVEGLPDMSHRTIKKCKLQEMERDVNPSITSVEDRLRTVARRRSELLKETMLSNAAAPAVVSRSAALKEAVVTKEISVAMQAMESVSSQNPDLGPFFGLPTRVKDLVFTSRGIKSLYDWQETCLNLDCVQQRRNLIYSLPTSGGKTLVAEILILRELLCRKRDCLFILPYISLVQEKVQGLAGLGVELDFLVEEYAGSKGRFPPVRHRNRRSLYVATIEKAHSLVNSLVEAGRLEVLGLVVVDELHMLGDGSRGALVEMTLSKVQFASESTQIIGMSATLGNIGDLQAFLKAENYTSDFRPVELKEFVKLGDSIYEVDAQAEECFRFCRLLRLKYSSSMQKMDPDHIIALVTEVVPTHSCLVFCPTKKNCENVATMICKYLREDFVKLRLEEKKVLLQELKDAGNGSVCPVLQRTIPYGVAYHHSGLTSQERKLVEEAYSRGVLCLLTCTSTLAAGVNLPARRVILRSPYVATDFLKRSQYKQMVGRAGRAGIDAIGESVLVLQDKDKIMAKSLVCAPMEECLSNLLADGGQGLLTLVLSIIGLKMAQTLEQVRHFFRGTLLFVQQAALCSPSSLWEVVDQSLETLKEKGLITVSSGTLQVTDLGRASFKGSVDLSHSDQLYRDLSCGLEGLLLNSYLHLLYLVTPYELVAQSKPDWRIFLDQFSLLSGSEQKMLASLGVPESFVVRKAAGQTVKKGTDMEVVHRVYLALVLLRLLKETNLWSVAEKFQLSRGFLQTLLSSASAFCSCVLNFTQELEELWPFRALLAELTRRLSYCVKSELIPLMEVVGVTESRAKQLFSAGYTTPSHLANADPALLCKTIQNLFKKQANQIVASAKMLLKERAAVLQEEVDHLLTTPTDLPSAPAEVSHHTGV, from the exons ATGCAGATATGTTTAACGGAGCCGCTGATTGAACCCGGACATATTAAG CCCGAGGAGGCGAGGATACCCGCTCAGTACGAAATCCGAGTCAGACGGATCTGTTCGAGGAAGCGGTCCAGAGACGGCCTGAGGAGCCATCTGACCCCCGCCGGGAAACGGTCAGCAGCACCGGGTCATCCGCGATGCTCCTGGGGCTCCAGCATGTCAGAGGCGGAGGCAGAG TTCTGTAGTGACAGTGAGGACCTGTTTGGGAACTATGACAGCCTCCTGGAGAACAGTTCGGTGCTGGCCCAGCTGGAtcatgtggaggagctggagaggcaGCAAGCCGATCCCTCTGCACCCATGGACCAGGAGCTTCTCTCAGACTCCATCCTGGACGAGAACTTGGTGGAGGGGCTTCCAGACATGTCTCACCGAACCATCAAAAAATGCAAACTCCAGGAGATGGAAAGGGATGTGAACCCGAGCATAACTTCCGTAGAGGACAGATTGCGAACAGTGGCCAGGAGACGAAGTGAGCTGCTGAAGGAAACCATGCTCAGcaatgctgctgctcctgctgtcgTCTCACGCTCCGCCGCTCTGAAGGAGGCGGTGGTCACCAAGGAGATCAGCGTGGCCATGCAGGCCATGGAGAGCGTGTCCTCCCAGAATCCAGACCTGGGCCCATTCTTCGGGCTCCCAACTCGTGTGAAGGATCTGGTCTTCACATCGAGGGGGATCAAGAGTCTTTACG ACTGGCAGGAGACATGTCTGAACCTGGACTGtgtgcagcagaggaggaaccTCATCTACTCTCTGCCCACCAGTGGAGGCAAGACCCTAGTGGCTGAAATCCTCATCCTCAGAGAGCTCCTCTGTCGGAAGCGCGACTGTCTCTTCATCTTGCCGTATATTTCCCTGGTCCAGGAGAAG GTCCAGGGTCTGGCAGGTTTGGGTGTGGAGCTGGACTTCCTGGTGGAGGAGTACGCAGGCAGTAAGGGCCGCTTTCCTCCGGTCCGGCACAGGAACCGGCGCTCACTATACGTGGCCACGATCGAGAAGGCCCACAGTCTGGTCAACTCTCTGGTGGAGGCGGGCCGGCTGGAGGTCCTGGGCCTCGTGGTGGTGGACGAG CTTCATATGTTGGGAGATGGCAGCCGGGGCGCGCTGGTGGAGATGACCCTGAGTAAAGTCCAGTTTGCCAGTG AGAGCACTCAGATCATTGGGATGAGCGCCACCTTGGGGAACATCGGAGACCTGCAGGCGTTTCTAAAGGCTGAAAACTACACCAGCGACTTCAGACCC GTGGAGTTGAAGGAGTTCGTCAAACTGGGAGATTCCATATATGAAGTGGATGCTCAAGCCGAAGAGTGTTTCCGGTTCTGTCGCCTTCTCCGCTTAAAG TACTCCAGCTCCATGCAGAAGATGGACCCTGACCACATCATCGCCCTGGTGACCGAGGTGGTTCCAACGCACTCCTGCCTCGTCTTCTGTCCCACTAAGAAGAACTGCGAGAATGTGGCCACCATGATCTGCAAGTACCTCAGAGA AGACTTTGTGAAGCTCCGGCTGGAAGAGAAGAAggttctgctgcaggagctgaagGATGCCGGGAATGGTTCTGTGTGTCCGGTTCTGCAGCGGACGATTCCGTACGGCGTGGCTTACCACCACAGCGGCCTGACCAGCCAGGAGAGGAAGCTGGTGGAGGAGGCATATTCCCGTGGAGTCCTGTGTCTGCTCACCTGCACCTCCACTCTGGCTGCCGGGGTCAACCTTCCAGCCCGCAG GGTGATCCTGCGCTCGCCGTATGTGGCCACAGACTTCCTGAAGAGGAGCCAGTACAAGCAGATGGTGGGCCGGGCAGGTCGGGCTGGGATCGACGCCATCGGCGAGAGTGTCCTCGTCCTGCAGGACAAGGACAAGATCatg GCCAAGTCGCTGGTGTGCGCTCCGATGGAGGAATGTCTCAGCAACCTGCTGGCAGACGGAGGGCAGGGTCTGCTGACCCTGGTGCTGTCCATAATCGGGCTGAAG ATGGCCCAGACGCTGGAGCAGGTGAGGCACTTCTTTCGTGGCACTCTGCTCTTCGTGCAGCAGGCGGCACTCTGCTCGCCCAGCTCTTTGTGGGAGGTGGTGGACCAGAGTCTGGAGACGCTGAAGGAGAAGGGTCTCATCACCGTGTCGAGTGGAACCCTCCAGGTCACTGACCTGGGCCGGGCCTCCTTCAAAG GCTCAGTGGACCTGAGCCACTCTGACCAGCTCTACCGGGACCTGAGCTGTGGACTGGAGGGACTGCTGCTCAACAGCTACCTGCACCTGCTGTACCTGGTGACACCCTACGAGCTGGTGGCACAGAGCAAACCGGACTGGAGGATCTTTCTCGATCAG ttctctctcctctcaggtTCGGAGCAGAAGATGCTGGCGTCGCTCGGAGTCCCTGAGAGTTTTGTGGTCAGGAAAGCTGCAGGTCAAACGGTGAAGAAG GGAACAGACATGGAGGTGGTCCACAGGGTGTACCTGGCGCTGGTTCTGCTCCGTCTGCTGAAAGAAACCAATCTGTGGAGTGTGGCTGAGAAGTTCCAGCTTAGTAGGGGGTTCCTCCAGACCCTGCTCAGCTCTGCATCAGCTTTCTGCTCCTGCGTGCTGAACTTCACCCAG gagctggaggagctgtggCCCTTCAGGGCACTCCTGGCGGAGCTGACCCGCCGACTAAGCTACTGTGTCAAGTCCGAGCTGATCCCTTTGATGGAAGTTGTCGGGGTCACGGAG TCTCGAGCCAAGCAGCTCTTCAGCGCCGGCTACACAACACCAAGTCACCTGGCTAACGCCGACCCGGCACTCCTCTGCAAAACTATCCAGAACCTTTTCAAGAAGCAGGCCAACCAGATTGTGGCCTCAGCTAAG ATGCTTCTGAAGGAAAGAGCAGCTGTGCTGCAGGAGGAAGTGGACCACCTGCTGACCACGCCCACTGACCTCCCCTCAGCCCCCGCTGAGGTGTCACATCACACTGGAGTTTGA
- the LOC128763603 gene encoding kinesin-like protein KIF2A isoform X1 has product MARFGKVLVGIYVEIKRSDGRIHQAMVTSLHEDNDSVTVEWIENGDTKGKEIDLESIFALNPDVAPDEELQSPEAALPPSNLPKTSRVPKTKRVTSIPKPDHPPRENRAAAVGTTRARPSQASQSEPPPPAICSQTGQSQTLIQQQNARRKSNCVKEVEKLQEKREKRRLQQQELREKRAQEVDVNLPNYEIMCMIRDFRSSLDYRPLTSNDLIEEHRICVCVRARPLNKKELSVKDLDVITIPSKDVVMVHEPKQKVDLTRYLENQTFRFDYAFDENSTNEMVYRFTAQPLVETIFERGMATCFAYGQTGSGKTHTMGGDFSGKNQDCSKGIYALSARDVFLMLKKPCYKKLDLQVYATFFEIYSGKVFDLLNRKAKLRVLEDGKQQVQVVGLQEREVKVTEDVLKLIEMGNSCRTSGQTSANAHSSRSHAVFQIILRRRGKMHGKFSLIDLAGNERGADTSSADRQTRLEGAEINKSLLALKECIRALGRNKPHTPFRASKLTQVLRDSFIGENSRTCMIATISPGMASCENTLNTLRYANRVKEFGISPSDIPFSQSGGGRSELSPTYEDGVKDLAMDPLIAAEARQVSHVTQLEVLEAQWGVGSSPQRDDLKLLCEQNEEEVSPQLFSFHEAVSQLVEMEEQVLEDHRAVFQESIRCLEEEKVLLEMTEEVDYDVESYATQLEQILDQKIDILTELRDKVKSFRSALQEEEQASKQITPKRPRAL; this is encoded by the exons ATGGCGAGGTTCGGTAAGGTTCTGGTCGGGATCTACGTGGAGATCAAACGCAGCGACG GTCGGATCCACCAGGCCATGGTGACCTCGCTGCACGAAGACAACGACAGCGTGACGGTGGAGTGGATCGAGAACGGAGACACCAAAGGAAAAGAG ATCGACTTGGAGAGCATCTTCGCCCTGAACCCTGACGTGGCTCCTGATGAAGAGCTCCAGAGTCCTGAAGCTGCTCTGCCTCCCAGCAACCTGCCCAAGACCAGCAGAGTGCCCAAG ACCAAACGGGTCACATCAATACCCAAGCCGGACCACCCTCCGAGAGAGAACCGAG CTGCAGCCGTCGGAACCACCAGAGCTCGACCCAGTCAGGCGAGTCAATCAgaacctcctccacctgccatcTGCAGCCAAACAGGCCAGAGCCAGACTCTGATCCAGCAGCAGAATG ctcgaAGGAAATCCAACTGTGTGAAGGAGGTGGAGAAACTTCAGGAGAAGCGAGAGAAGAGACGACTGCAGCAACAAGAGCTGAGAGAGAAACGAGCACAG GAAGTCGACGTGAACTTACCAAACTATGAGATCATGTGTATGATCCGGGACTTCAGGTCCAGTCTGGACTACAGACCGCTGACCAGCAACGATctg aTCGAGGAACAcaggatctgtgtgtgtgtccgtgctcGTCCTCTCAACAAGAAAG AACTGTCAGTGAAGGACCTGGACGTGATCACCATCCCCAGCAAGGACGTGGTGATGGTGCACGAGCCCAAACAGAAGGTGGACCTGACCCGGTACCTGGAGAACCAAACCTTCCGCTTTGACTACGCCTTTGACGAGAACTCCACCAATGAGATGGTCTATAG GTTCACAGCCCAGCCGCTGGTGGAGACCATCTTTGAGCGTGGGATGGCCACCTGCTTCGCTTAcggacaaacaggaagtggaaagacTCAC ACCATGGGAGGGGACTTCTCAGGAAAGAACCAGGACTGCTCCAAAGGGATCTACGCTCTGTCGG CCAGAGATGTCTTCCTCATGCTGAAGAAGCCGTGCTACAAGAAGTTGGACCTGCAGGTCTATGCCACCTTCTTTGAGATCTACAGCGGAAAG GTGTTCGACCTACTGAACCGCAAGGCGAAGCTGCGAGTCCTGGAGGATGGGAAGCAGCAGGTCCAGGTGGTCGGGCTGCAGGAGCGTGAGGTCAAGGTCACCGAGGACGTGCTCAAGCTCATTGAGATGGGCAACAGCTGCAG GACCTCTGGTCAGACGTCAGCCAACGCGCACTCGTCTCGCAGTCACGCCGTGTTCCAGATCATCCTACGGCGCAGAGGGAAGATGCACGGCAAGTTCTCGCTCATCGACCTGGCAGGAAACGAACGAGGAGCCGACACGTCGAGTGCCGACCGTCAGACTCGACTGGAAGGAGCTGAGATCAACAAGAGCCTGCTGGCCCTCAAG gagtGCATCCGGGCTCTGGGCCGGAACAAGCCTCACACTCCGTTCAGAGCCAGCAAACTGACCCAGGTCCTGAGGGACTCCTTCATCGGGGAGAACTCGCGCACTTGCATG ATCGCCACCATTTCTCCAGGTATGGCGTCGTGCGAGAACACGCTCAACACACTGCGATACGCCAACAG AGTCAAAGAGTTTGGCATCAGTCCCTCAGACATCCCTTTCTCCCAGAGCGGCGGTGGACGCTCCGAACTGTCCCCCACTTATGAGGACGG ggtcAAGGACCTGGCTATGGACCCTCTGATTGCAGCAGAGGCCCggcaggtgagtcatgtgacccagctggaggtTCTGGAGGCTCAGTggggcgtgggcagctcgccACAGAGAGACGACCTGAAGCTGCTGTGTGAGCAGAAT gaggaggaggtgtcgCCGCAGCTCTTCAGCTTCCATGAAGCCGTGTCTCAGctggtggagatggaggagcagGTTCTGGAGGACCACAGAGCCGTCTTCCAG GAGTCGATCCGatgtctggaggaggagaaggttctGCTGGAGATGACAGAGGAGGTGGACTATGACGTGGAGTCCTACGCCACCCAGCTGGAGCAGATCCTGGACCAGAAGATCGACATCCTGACCGagctcagag ACAAAGTCAAGTCGTTCCGTTCGGCACTACAGGAGGAAGAACAAGCAAGCAAACAAATCACCCCGAAGAGACCCCGAGCACTTTAG
- the LOC128763603 gene encoding kinesin-like protein KIF2A isoform X2, translating into MARFGKVLVGIYVEIKRSDGRIHQAMVTSLHEDNDSVTVEWIENGDTKGKEIDLESIFALNPDVAPDEELQSPEAALPPSNLPKTSRVPKTKRVTSIPKPDHPPRENRAVGTTRARPSQASQSEPPPPAICSQTGQSQTLIQQQNARRKSNCVKEVEKLQEKREKRRLQQQELREKRAQEVDVNLPNYEIMCMIRDFRSSLDYRPLTSNDLIEEHRICVCVRARPLNKKELSVKDLDVITIPSKDVVMVHEPKQKVDLTRYLENQTFRFDYAFDENSTNEMVYRFTAQPLVETIFERGMATCFAYGQTGSGKTHTMGGDFSGKNQDCSKGIYALSARDVFLMLKKPCYKKLDLQVYATFFEIYSGKVFDLLNRKAKLRVLEDGKQQVQVVGLQEREVKVTEDVLKLIEMGNSCRTSGQTSANAHSSRSHAVFQIILRRRGKMHGKFSLIDLAGNERGADTSSADRQTRLEGAEINKSLLALKECIRALGRNKPHTPFRASKLTQVLRDSFIGENSRTCMIATISPGMASCENTLNTLRYANRVKEFGISPSDIPFSQSGGGRSELSPTYEDGVKDLAMDPLIAAEARQVSHVTQLEVLEAQWGVGSSPQRDDLKLLCEQNEEEVSPQLFSFHEAVSQLVEMEEQVLEDHRAVFQESIRCLEEEKVLLEMTEEVDYDVESYATQLEQILDQKIDILTELRDKVKSFRSALQEEEQASKQITPKRPRAL; encoded by the exons ATGGCGAGGTTCGGTAAGGTTCTGGTCGGGATCTACGTGGAGATCAAACGCAGCGACG GTCGGATCCACCAGGCCATGGTGACCTCGCTGCACGAAGACAACGACAGCGTGACGGTGGAGTGGATCGAGAACGGAGACACCAAAGGAAAAGAG ATCGACTTGGAGAGCATCTTCGCCCTGAACCCTGACGTGGCTCCTGATGAAGAGCTCCAGAGTCCTGAAGCTGCTCTGCCTCCCAGCAACCTGCCCAAGACCAGCAGAGTGCCCAAG ACCAAACGGGTCACATCAATACCCAAGCCGGACCACCCTCCGAGAGAGAACCGAG CCGTCGGAACCACCAGAGCTCGACCCAGTCAGGCGAGTCAATCAgaacctcctccacctgccatcTGCAGCCAAACAGGCCAGAGCCAGACTCTGATCCAGCAGCAGAATG ctcgaAGGAAATCCAACTGTGTGAAGGAGGTGGAGAAACTTCAGGAGAAGCGAGAGAAGAGACGACTGCAGCAACAAGAGCTGAGAGAGAAACGAGCACAG GAAGTCGACGTGAACTTACCAAACTATGAGATCATGTGTATGATCCGGGACTTCAGGTCCAGTCTGGACTACAGACCGCTGACCAGCAACGATctg aTCGAGGAACAcaggatctgtgtgtgtgtccgtgctcGTCCTCTCAACAAGAAAG AACTGTCAGTGAAGGACCTGGACGTGATCACCATCCCCAGCAAGGACGTGGTGATGGTGCACGAGCCCAAACAGAAGGTGGACCTGACCCGGTACCTGGAGAACCAAACCTTCCGCTTTGACTACGCCTTTGACGAGAACTCCACCAATGAGATGGTCTATAG GTTCACAGCCCAGCCGCTGGTGGAGACCATCTTTGAGCGTGGGATGGCCACCTGCTTCGCTTAcggacaaacaggaagtggaaagacTCAC ACCATGGGAGGGGACTTCTCAGGAAAGAACCAGGACTGCTCCAAAGGGATCTACGCTCTGTCGG CCAGAGATGTCTTCCTCATGCTGAAGAAGCCGTGCTACAAGAAGTTGGACCTGCAGGTCTATGCCACCTTCTTTGAGATCTACAGCGGAAAG GTGTTCGACCTACTGAACCGCAAGGCGAAGCTGCGAGTCCTGGAGGATGGGAAGCAGCAGGTCCAGGTGGTCGGGCTGCAGGAGCGTGAGGTCAAGGTCACCGAGGACGTGCTCAAGCTCATTGAGATGGGCAACAGCTGCAG GACCTCTGGTCAGACGTCAGCCAACGCGCACTCGTCTCGCAGTCACGCCGTGTTCCAGATCATCCTACGGCGCAGAGGGAAGATGCACGGCAAGTTCTCGCTCATCGACCTGGCAGGAAACGAACGAGGAGCCGACACGTCGAGTGCCGACCGTCAGACTCGACTGGAAGGAGCTGAGATCAACAAGAGCCTGCTGGCCCTCAAG gagtGCATCCGGGCTCTGGGCCGGAACAAGCCTCACACTCCGTTCAGAGCCAGCAAACTGACCCAGGTCCTGAGGGACTCCTTCATCGGGGAGAACTCGCGCACTTGCATG ATCGCCACCATTTCTCCAGGTATGGCGTCGTGCGAGAACACGCTCAACACACTGCGATACGCCAACAG AGTCAAAGAGTTTGGCATCAGTCCCTCAGACATCCCTTTCTCCCAGAGCGGCGGTGGACGCTCCGAACTGTCCCCCACTTATGAGGACGG ggtcAAGGACCTGGCTATGGACCCTCTGATTGCAGCAGAGGCCCggcaggtgagtcatgtgacccagctggaggtTCTGGAGGCTCAGTggggcgtgggcagctcgccACAGAGAGACGACCTGAAGCTGCTGTGTGAGCAGAAT gaggaggaggtgtcgCCGCAGCTCTTCAGCTTCCATGAAGCCGTGTCTCAGctggtggagatggaggagcagGTTCTGGAGGACCACAGAGCCGTCTTCCAG GAGTCGATCCGatgtctggaggaggagaaggttctGCTGGAGATGACAGAGGAGGTGGACTATGACGTGGAGTCCTACGCCACCCAGCTGGAGCAGATCCTGGACCAGAAGATCGACATCCTGACCGagctcagag ACAAAGTCAAGTCGTTCCGTTCGGCACTACAGGAGGAAGAACAAGCAAGCAAACAAATCACCCCGAAGAGACCCCGAGCACTTTAG